The genomic stretch ttcttaatttatatttttttttttcttcataatatACATCCATTATAGATTTGTTTCTATTACGTTTTAAAgatgtaaatatattctttttcatattcattaAAGCTTTTCTATATGTATGTTCATTAAAAtgactttttatatttcctttttttatttgatattttaaaaaaatattatttattttatctttttctttctttattcttttcattaatCTTCTATAACTATGTTTACATTTTAAATTGTATAAACATTCTTTCATTCTTTTActtaaaagtaaaaaatacatattttttaaataatttatttttaaaaaatgttgtcctttttttaaatattttttattattatctggaacatttatattattcttgtTTAGTTTTATGAAGTTTTTATATgtcattatattatcattttttataacatccgggtgttttttattatgattatatttattattatcaacattataattatcaacattataattatcaacattataattatcatcattattattatctatcttattattatctatatttttattatctatatttttctcttcatccatttgtattattttttttccatccATATTTTCCTTTCCATTTTTGTTATTGTCTTTATCTTTCATATGGAAGGTAGacatatatctatatttatgtgtatatgtatctatatttacatatttatgcccatctatattaatatttgtagGGGATGTtacatttcttttattttcatattcttttttcataaaagaacaaaaatatgaaagGCTTCCAGACCACTTTTgtttatattcttcattatataaGTTCCCAAGagtattatttaaaagagGGTTATAtccattaattttttttttcacttgAAATTTATTTCTATCATAAggacattttaaaaaatgataactactatcattattattataattgtttttatgaaatgttatatttgtaatatctTGATTATTTATCACACATCTTCccttcttattttttattaaaaatgttttaCTATAATCTTTTctaaattttgtttttattaataagcttttattattttttttaactgtCCAACATAATGaactaaaaattaaattactCATATTTTTTGATCATTACACTTATATgaaaattcaaatatataatataaaataatcaaaattataaaaaaatagataacATAAAGACTTTTAacaaatttattttgtaaaatgaTGTGTTTAAGGAACTAATATGGAAAGAACAAATTCTTTATATGATCCAAAAagattaaatataaatataaaaaaaaaaaaatatatatatatatagagagaGAGAAAGAGAAAATTTTAGCAGTATaggtatttatatatcatataaaaatgtatatttgtatattttcataaccaaaataaaatgtatatattattatatattatattaatttgttttttgtttcttgttttttgttttttgtttattattttttgttttttgtttattattttttgttttttgttttttactttttatttttttctacataatatatacattttttggattttataataatcacaaataaatataatatatattgaaattatttataaatgtaatatattttttttgtagggtataaaaaaaaatatacgcATATAAATTCCtatcattttaataaataaataaataaatatatatatatatatgaaaatatatatgaaaatatatattatatatatatattatatatatatatatatatatatatatatatatattcatatacatatatattatatatacatataaggatgagaaaaattaaatgagtTATTACACCATGGTTAtttcattaaaattataagataatatatttcaacaTCCatgtaaaaattaaattatttatatatagagaggaatttttttttctatatttttcataataatctTACACAAAGatgataaacataaaaatatatatcatcttcATTTTGTCATTCCTTGAAATTACATggcttacatatataatatatatatattatatatatatatatgacggATCCCATTTTTTATtcgtttatatattataatatattatatatatatataagtaaaaaattttatgtacatcatgtttttttttaatacttatattatttattcataaaaaaaacaaaataataataagagtAAAGTgccttttaaaatatattcaaattttaaaataataaataaaaatgtacacATACATTTCTATCCAGTTTTATAgtttaaaacaaataaatgagAAATGGAAAAATTTcttgtaatataaataaataaataaatataaatatatattatgtatgctttataaaaatttcttcgtttttttaaataataataatcaaaaacaaaaaagaaaaaaaaaaaataatgaataagaaatatttataaaaaaaattcatccatatatattagtatacaaaaaaaaaaaaaaaattttttttaaatacaaaaaggtataataatatatagtacACACAAAAATGGAAGTAAAattcataaataatattcattaaaCGGCAACAATGAaaagaatttttaaaaatataaataatatgaatatattatatatatatatatatatatatatatatttatttatttatttaattccatttaaatatatacctaATTTGGGGGGGAGGGGGAtggttaaaaaatatgttaaataaaaaaaaggagataCAAAAATAGATTTAAAGCATTCTTGAATCATTTAAAATTAAGTACTATCATAAGAATAGATAGAGGGAGTGAGATGggaggaaaaaaaagaaaagaaaagaaaacatatacatatataaatacatatatatatatatatatatatatatatatatatatctatatatatgttggaTTGAAAAATGGATCCAACCGTTAATACAACAAGTCttactattatataacaaatatttaatgaaatatattattcaacCAATTCACTAAAATATTAGCACTTGATTTACTATCTGGTTCTCCAGGTAAGGTATGACAACCAtactttaaaatataaatactcaattttttatatttgtcttcttcttttgaaaaattacaatttttgttatttttttttaatataaaatttttatagtGTCCATGATCAAAGGGATTCcataattctttttcatttttcaaagtactttttgataatttaatatatgaattttcaaaaaatttattacatGTCTGATTTGAGTAATCTtcagaattatataaattggCTTGTGTATAATCTGCTTTTTCATATGATTGCATTAATttctgtatttttattttgtcttCATCATGAATTGGGTTTTGATAATTGGTACGTTGTATACTTCCTTTActactataattattattattattattattattattattattatttttattattattattattattattatttttattaataatttcagaattttcattgttattatcatcattgatggtcatcatcatcatagtattattatttgttaatgTTCCATCGTTTAACGTTTGTTCGTTTTGATGATCATCTGTTTCGTTATTATTTATGGTATTATCCTTTGCACTGTTTATAAAGGGTTTATTCATAAATGAATTAATTGttgtattttctttatcttttgAAATAAGGTCGTTTTGAAAACGTGTAacaatatcattattatcattattattattattattattattatcattattatcatcattattatcttcattattatcatcattattattatcattattatcatcattattattttccacaGCATGAACAGTCGCCAATTTTTCGTTATGCTCCTTAGTACTATATGTACTCGTTTGActatactttttattattattttttaatcttttttcttcctttttattataaaggcgtaccatttttttcataaaatcgATACTTCCTGAAGGGTCCACAATACAATCATGTTTCGATTGAATAACCATAATATCTGTATCACTTTCTtctacatattttaatatatgatattttaaaCAGTTATCAGCTGCACTTACACACTCTGCTGCTATTTTAATGTTTAAAGGTCCACAATATTGGAAAGGATCAATATCAGAATCATGTTTTATCCATGCATATTTTGCATTACTTTCTTTTACATTCACTTTTAATAGAggaaagaaatatttaagaAATTTCGTTGCAGAAATTAAAAGTTTATtggatattttatttttttgttttcctaAACTAATCATTGGAGATACAAGTATTAAACATTTTACATATGATTTCCATTCTTTATTTAATCTATTAATAGTTTCTAATGTCCTTAATGCTATACAACCACCCATAGATAACCCCATAAGTATTATTggtttcatttcatttttttctttccattcatttataaatatttctaaAGCTTGTATGGCATCTGATATAAAATGTTCAAAATCTTCAACAAAACATCGCTGATTTCTTGATCCTTCTGATAACCCATGTGACTGATTGTCGATAccgaaaaaagaaaaattattttcatttaatttttctatccaactatttttatatgacaaAGTACGTTCTCCACAATTACAATAATTACAAACAGATCCACACATGGAACAATAATAAACTGTATTATCATTACATCCGtcgtaattattattattattactatcattattaatgtttttattattgtttttattatttttactattatttttactactatgtttactattatttttactattatttttactattatttttactattattactactaccattatttttactattattgttactattactactattataattctcatcaattaataaaacattatcatcatcaaccatcatattatcatcactattCATTTCATTATCTGAACCTGTTTCAaactttttatcattatttaaaccATTTGTATTTTCGTTATAATTAGACATACAAGAAGAACATGATAAAAACATAGTCAATTTCTTTTCCAATGTTTTCTTATCCATTAATTCGGATGAACTACATGATAAGGATGATGTACTCTCATATACATCTCCTTCGTTTAATACTGATTTCTCAGGTTcattattcataaaataGGATTCTC from Plasmodium falciparum 3D7 genome assembly, chromosome: 13 encodes the following:
- a CDS encoding alpha/beta-hydrolase, putative, which produces MASGKGKENISTKDTRNDEDNTNKKYFVDVIKRLNKNDNKKYYLDEENKTEIQDAETKFKNELNEEIYNKDDYIIYDDGNPEIQFFTNKQKLKIARYSWKAENPKAYVFALHGITSHLRNEYLNYYGRPIWAHKKDEVHDNNISSDDNNNIPSDDNNNIPSGDNNNIPSGDNNSNNNNNNNANNDYKPRLDKYTNELKESEKNNNDYIIKDNLTNTINYGYHRGNVGEDINNDIEKTHERGKSIEVKSEVNIPKYTSTSSLNKVNGNNNIECENLRKNSLKSRESYFMNNEPEKSVLNEGDVYESTSSLSCSSSELMDKKTLEKKLTMFLSCSSCMSNYNENTNGLNNDKKFETGSDNEMNSDDNMMVDDDNVLLIDENYNSSNSNNNSKNNGSSNNSKNNSKNNSKNNSKHSSKNNSKNNKNNNKNINNDSNNNNNYDGCNDNTVYYCSMCGSVCNYCNCGERTLSYKNSWIEKLNENNFSFFGIDNQSHGLSEGSRNQRCFVEDFEHFISDAIQALEIFINEWKEKNEMKPIILMGLSMGGCIALRTLETINRLNKEWKSYVKCLILVSPMISLGKQKNKISNKLLISATKFLKYFFPLLKVNVKESNAKYAWIKHDSDIDPFQYCGPLNIKIAAECVSAADNCLKYHILKYVEESDTDIMVIQSKHDCIVDPSGSIDFMKKMVRLYNKKEEKRLKNNNKKYSQTSTYSTKEHNEKLATVHAVENNNDDNNDNNNDDNNEDNNDDNNDNNNNNNNNDNNDIVTRFQNDLISKDKENTTINSFMNKPFINSAKDNTINNNETDDHQNEQTLNDGTLTNNNTMMMMTINDDNNNENSEIINKNNNNNNNNKNNNNNNNNNNNNYSSKGSIQRTNYQNPIHDEDKIKIQKLMQSYEKADYTQANLYNSEDYSNQTCNKFFENSYIKLSKSTLKNEKELWNPFDHGHYKNFILKKNNKNCNFSKEEDKYKKLSIYILKYGCHTLPGEPDSKSSANILVNWLNNIFH